A single window of Archangium gephyra DNA harbors:
- a CDS encoding RrF2 family transcriptional regulator, with product MHLTLHADYALRVLLYLAVHPDRVVSTGEVSGAYGISKHHLVRVVQGLGRHGFVEVRPGRSGGVVLARAPAEISVGDVVRHMEPDFHIVECFDPKTNTCPITPACGLIGVLNEATRAFLATLDKYTLEDLVRRSPRKLSAYFLKPVADAEVG from the coding sequence GTGCATCTGACGCTTCACGCTGACTACGCGCTGCGCGTGCTGCTGTACCTCGCGGTGCACCCGGATCGGGTGGTCTCCACGGGCGAGGTGAGCGGCGCCTACGGTATCTCCAAGCACCACCTCGTCCGGGTGGTGCAGGGCCTGGGCCGCCACGGCTTCGTGGAGGTCCGGCCGGGACGCTCCGGCGGGGTGGTGCTGGCCCGGGCGCCGGCGGAGATCTCCGTGGGAGACGTGGTGCGCCACATGGAGCCGGACTTCCACATCGTGGAGTGTTTCGATCCCAAGACGAACACCTGCCCCATCACCCCGGCGTGCGGACTCATCGGCGTGCTCAACGAGGCGACGCGCGCCTTCCTGGCCACGCTGGACAAGTACACGCTGGAAGATCTGGTGCGGCGCAGTCCGCGCAAGCTGTCCGCCTACTTCCTCAAGCCCGTGGCGGACGCCGAGGTGGGCTGA
- a CDS encoding 2Fe-2S iron-sulfur cluster-binding protein: MVRVKHEGQWYGLDEGESVLDGLLRRGVEVPHSCRAGACQSCLMRAERGEVPAKAQVGLKETLKARGYFLACSCHPEGELEVAGAGAELRVPARIAGLARLSDSVLCVRLLPEKAVEYRAGQYVSLIRADGLARSYSIASQPHEETLELHVRRVAGGRMSGWLFDEARPGDALELQGPAGDCFYVPGRPEQPLLLAGTGTGLAPLYGILQDALTHGHTGPIWLFHGALEASGLYLVEELRALQSCYGQFQYRPCVLKGQERVGVTVGALDAAIKEACPRPAGWRGYLCGDPALVLSLRKKLFLAGLALKDLHADAFLPSTPPPQEGAEVTGRASDASR; encoded by the coding sequence ATGGTGAGGGTGAAGCACGAGGGCCAGTGGTACGGGCTGGACGAAGGCGAGTCGGTGCTCGACGGGCTGCTGCGGCGGGGGGTGGAAGTGCCGCACTCGTGCCGGGCGGGGGCGTGCCAGTCCTGCCTGATGCGGGCCGAGCGCGGCGAGGTGCCGGCGAAGGCCCAGGTGGGGTTGAAGGAGACGCTCAAGGCCCGGGGCTACTTCCTCGCGTGTTCGTGCCACCCCGAGGGGGAGCTCGAGGTGGCGGGGGCGGGCGCGGAGCTGCGGGTGCCCGCGCGCATCGCCGGGCTGGCGCGGCTGAGTGACAGCGTGCTGTGCGTGCGGCTGCTCCCGGAGAAGGCCGTGGAGTACCGGGCCGGCCAGTACGTGTCGCTGATCCGGGCGGACGGGCTGGCGCGCAGCTACTCGATCGCGAGCCAGCCGCACGAGGAGACCCTGGAGTTGCACGTGCGGCGTGTCGCCGGAGGCCGCATGAGCGGGTGGCTCTTCGACGAGGCGCGGCCGGGGGACGCGCTGGAACTGCAGGGCCCCGCGGGCGACTGTTTCTACGTGCCGGGGCGGCCGGAGCAGCCGCTGCTGCTGGCGGGCACGGGCACGGGCCTGGCCCCGCTGTACGGCATCCTCCAGGACGCGCTGACCCACGGGCACACCGGCCCCATCTGGCTCTTCCATGGGGCGCTCGAGGCCTCCGGGCTCTACCTCGTGGAGGAGCTCCGGGCGTTGCAATCCTGTTACGGTCAATTCCAGTACCGCCCCTGCGTTCTCAAGGGACAAGAAAGGGTGGGGGTGACGGTGGGGGCGCTGGACGCGGCCATCAAGGAAGCCTGCCCCCGGCCGGCCGGTTGGAGGGGTTACCTGTGCGGCGACCCGGCGCTGGTGCTATCCCTGAGGAAGAAGCTCTTCCTCGCCGGGCTGGCGCTCAAGGACCTCCACGCGGATGCGTTCCTCCCGAGCACTCCTCCGCCGCAGGAAGGGGCGGAGGTAACGGGCCGTGCATCTGACGCTTCACGCTGA
- a CDS encoding group I truncated hemoglobin, with product MSTNVVADKKSSLYEQIGGEGAMEAAVDLFYRKVLSDERISHFFEDVDMERQAGKQKAFLTMVCGGPSAYSGKDMRKGHAHLVKRGLNDTHFNAVAEHLSATLLELGVARPLVDQVLAIAESARADVLNR from the coding sequence ATGAGCACCAACGTCGTCGCGGACAAGAAGAGCAGCCTGTACGAGCAGATCGGCGGGGAGGGGGCGATGGAGGCGGCGGTGGATCTCTTCTACCGGAAGGTGCTGTCGGACGAGCGCATCAGCCACTTCTTCGAGGACGTGGACATGGAGCGCCAGGCGGGCAAGCAGAAGGCGTTCCTCACGATGGTGTGCGGAGGGCCGAGCGCGTACTCGGGCAAGGACATGCGCAAGGGGCACGCGCACCTGGTGAAGCGCGGGCTGAACGACACGCACTTCAACGCGGTGGCGGAGCACCTGTCGGCGACGCTGCTGGAGCTGGGCGTGGCCAGGCCGCTGGTGGATCAGGTGCTGGCCATCGCCGAGAGCGCGCGGGCGGACGTGCTCAACCGCTGA
- a CDS encoding F0F1 ATP synthase subunit epsilon, with amino-acid sequence MAKLTVEIVTPEKRILSVQADEAIVPGGKGLFGVRPGHTPFLSLMEPGPMTLIDGGRREYYFVAGGFVEVSNDKVLVLADVAEPVTGIDVEAAKRRMQEAQERLRGMSSDDVRFDIEQATVRRETARMSAATMR; translated from the coding sequence ATGGCCAAGCTGACGGTCGAGATTGTGACCCCCGAGAAGCGCATCCTGTCGGTGCAGGCGGACGAGGCGATCGTCCCGGGCGGCAAGGGCCTGTTCGGCGTGCGGCCGGGCCACACGCCGTTCCTGTCGCTGATGGAGCCGGGACCGATGACGCTGATCGACGGAGGGCGCCGCGAGTACTACTTCGTGGCGGGTGGCTTCGTCGAGGTGAGCAACGACAAGGTGCTGGTGCTGGCGGACGTGGCCGAGCCGGTGACGGGCATCGACGTGGAGGCGGCGAAGCGGCGGATGCAGGAGGCGCAGGAGCGGCTGCGCGGCATGTCGTCGGACGACGTGCGCTTCGACATCGAGCAGGCGACGGTGCGCCGTGAGACGGCGCGCATGAGCGCCGCGACGATGCGCTGA
- the atpD gene encoding F0F1 ATP synthase subunit beta: MSAQVPTVGKVTQVLGPVVDVEFPPGGLPEVYTALKVTNANISNTADNLTLEVAQHLGENTVRCISMDSTEGLARGVPVKNTGAPIQAPVGKATLGRILNVTGDPVDEKGPVAAKESWPIHRQPPPFTEQDVRVQMFETGIKVIDLLAPYTRGGKIGLFGGAGVGKTVLLQELIRNVAVERGGFSVFAGVGERTREGNDLYHEMQESKVIKIDNLEESQVVLVYGQMNEPPGARARVALTALTIAEYFRDIEGRDVLLFIDNIFRFTQAGSEVSALLGRIPSAVGYQPTLATEMGGLQERITSTTKGSVTSVQAIYVPADDLTDPAPATTFAHLDATTVLNRAISELGIYPAVDPLDSTSRILSPDVVGAEHYAVARKVQGILQRYKELQDIIAILGMDELSEDDKQVVARARKIQRFLSQPFFVAQIFTGSPGKYVKLQDTIQGFKEIADGKHDDIPESAFYMVGGIDEALEKARKMAAA, from the coding sequence ATGAGCGCTCAAGTTCCGACGGTAGGCAAGGTGACGCAGGTTCTCGGACCTGTGGTGGACGTGGAGTTCCCGCCCGGGGGTCTCCCGGAGGTGTACACCGCCCTCAAGGTGACCAACGCCAACATCAGCAACACGGCGGACAACCTCACCCTCGAGGTGGCGCAGCACCTGGGTGAGAACACCGTGCGCTGCATCTCCATGGACTCCACCGAGGGTCTGGCCCGCGGCGTGCCGGTGAAGAACACGGGCGCCCCCATCCAGGCGCCGGTGGGCAAGGCCACCCTGGGCCGCATCCTCAACGTCACCGGCGACCCGGTGGACGAGAAGGGCCCCGTGGCCGCCAAGGAGTCCTGGCCCATCCACCGCCAGCCTCCTCCGTTCACGGAGCAGGACGTGCGCGTGCAGATGTTCGAGACCGGCATCAAGGTCATCGACCTGCTCGCCCCCTACACCCGTGGCGGCAAGATTGGCCTGTTCGGCGGCGCCGGCGTCGGTAAGACGGTGCTCCTGCAGGAGCTCATCCGCAACGTGGCCGTGGAGCGCGGTGGCTTCTCGGTGTTCGCCGGCGTGGGCGAGCGCACCCGCGAGGGCAACGACCTGTATCACGAGATGCAGGAGTCCAAGGTCATCAAGATCGACAACCTGGAGGAGAGCCAGGTGGTGCTGGTGTACGGGCAGATGAACGAGCCGCCCGGCGCCCGCGCCCGCGTGGCCCTCACGGCCCTCACCATCGCCGAGTACTTCCGCGACATCGAAGGCCGCGACGTGCTCCTCTTCATCGACAACATCTTCCGGTTCACCCAGGCCGGCTCCGAGGTGTCCGCCCTCCTGGGCCGCATCCCGAGCGCCGTGGGTTACCAGCCCACGCTGGCCACGGAGATGGGCGGCCTCCAGGAGCGCATCACCTCCACGACGAAGGGCTCGGTCACGTCCGTGCAGGCCATCTACGTGCCCGCCGACGACCTGACGGACCCGGCGCCCGCCACCACGTTCGCCCACCTGGACGCGACCACGGTGCTCAACCGCGCCATCTCCGAGCTGGGCATCTACCCGGCCGTGGATCCGCTCGACTCCACCAGCCGCATCCTCTCGCCGGACGTGGTGGGCGCCGAGCACTACGCGGTGGCCCGCAAGGTCCAGGGCATCCTCCAGCGCTACAAGGAGCTGCAGGACATCATCGCCATCCTCGGCATGGACGAGCTGTCCGAGGATGACAAGCAGGTGGTGGCGCGCGCCCGGAAGATCCAGCGCTTCCTGTCGCAGCCCTTCTTCGTGGCGCAGATCTTCACCGGCTCGCCGGGCAAGTACGTGAAGCTCCAGGACACCATCCAGGGCTTCAAGGAGATCGCCGACGGCAAGCACGACGACATCCCCGAGTCCGCCTTCTACATGGTGGGCGGCATCGACGAGGCGCTGGAGAAGGCCCGCAAGATGGCGGCGGCGTAG
- the atpG gene encoding ATP synthase F1 subunit gamma: MASLRDIRKRIRSVKNTRQITKAMKMVSAAKLRKAQDAIIAARPFAQMLDQIISDLATRSGGEELAHPLLTARPVRKVELLLLTSDRGLAGGFNSNVIRRASRFLYENSGVEIEISTVGRKGNDFFRQRGQKMRKDFGYLFQRLNYTNASQVAEEMSARFLKGEVDAVYVVYNEFLSAISQKVSVAQLLPLQALSVGAPTAAQAGQSAPVAAPTPALVDFKYEPGRQDVLDRLVPQAVAIKLYRSLLESVASEHGARMSAMENATSNASDMIASLSLTYNRTRQAVITKELMEIVSGAESLK; encoded by the coding sequence ATGGCGTCCCTTCGCGATATCCGCAAGCGCATCCGCTCGGTGAAGAACACGCGGCAGATCACCAAGGCCATGAAGATGGTCTCCGCCGCGAAGCTGCGCAAGGCGCAGGATGCCATCATCGCCGCGCGTCCCTTCGCGCAGATGTTGGATCAGATCATCTCCGACCTGGCCACCCGCTCCGGGGGCGAGGAGCTGGCGCACCCGCTGCTGACGGCCCGTCCGGTGCGCAAGGTGGAGCTGCTGCTGCTCACCTCGGACCGCGGCCTCGCCGGCGGCTTCAACTCCAACGTCATCCGGCGCGCCAGCCGCTTCCTGTACGAGAACAGCGGCGTGGAGATCGAGATCTCCACCGTGGGCCGCAAGGGCAACGACTTCTTCCGGCAGCGCGGCCAGAAGATGCGCAAGGACTTCGGCTACCTCTTCCAGCGGCTGAACTACACCAACGCCTCGCAGGTGGCCGAGGAGATGAGCGCGCGGTTCCTCAAGGGCGAGGTGGACGCCGTCTACGTCGTCTACAACGAGTTCCTCTCCGCCATCAGCCAGAAGGTCTCCGTGGCCCAGCTGCTGCCGCTGCAGGCGCTCTCGGTGGGCGCCCCCACGGCGGCCCAGGCCGGCCAGAGCGCCCCGGTGGCCGCGCCCACCCCCGCCCTGGTGGACTTCAAGTACGAGCCGGGCCGCCAGGACGTGCTCGACCGGCTGGTGCCCCAGGCGGTGGCCATCAAGCTGTACCGCTCCCTGTTGGAGAGCGTCGCCAGCGAGCATGGCGCCCGCATGAGCGCCATGGAGAACGCCACCAGCAACGCCTCGGACATGATCGCCAGCCTGTCGCTCACGTACAACCGCACCCGCCAGGCGGTCATCACGAAGGAGCTGATGGAGATCGTGTCCGGCGCGGAGTCTCTGAAGTAG
- a CDS encoding response regulator, translated as MVSLRGPVLIVEDDPDIRESLQHFLEAHGYPVVAASHGKEALEYLGRAPRPSMVVLDMNLPVMDGNRLLTARKGDDLLRTIPVVILSAALGG; from the coding sequence ATGGTCTCCCTGCGTGGCCCGGTATTGATCGTGGAGGACGACCCGGACATCCGGGAGTCGCTCCAGCACTTCCTGGAGGCCCATGGCTACCCGGTGGTGGCGGCCAGCCATGGCAAGGAGGCCCTGGAGTACCTGGGGCGAGCCCCCCGCCCCTCCATGGTGGTGCTGGACATGAACCTGCCCGTCATGGACGGCAACCGGCTCCTCACCGCCCGCAAGGGGGATGACCTCCTGCGCACCATCCCCGTGGTCATCCTCTCGGCGGCCCTGGGGGGATGA
- a CDS encoding SanA/YdcF family protein, translating into MRRWVLGLLAMGLAAVLGVWVVSFYVEKRYADRIIPRAEAPQAPVALVYGAGLAPGGVPSAVLAQRLDAAIALYRAGTVDSLLLSGDNSDPFHDETRAMVRYVLDRGVPPQAVEEDDAGLSTYDSSVRAHTVFGVREAVLVTQRFHLTRALYIANSVGIDAWGVAADEGRPRTRRYALRETFSRVLALGMVLAEAEPRYPSGRTLASPR; encoded by the coding sequence TTGCGCAGGTGGGTGCTGGGGCTGCTGGCCATGGGGCTCGCGGCGGTCCTGGGCGTGTGGGTCGTTTCCTTCTACGTGGAGAAGCGCTACGCGGACCGGATCATCCCGCGGGCCGAGGCGCCCCAGGCCCCGGTGGCGCTGGTGTACGGGGCGGGACTGGCCCCGGGAGGCGTGCCCTCGGCCGTGCTGGCCCAGCGGCTGGACGCCGCCATCGCCCTGTACCGCGCGGGCACGGTGGACTCGCTGCTGCTCAGCGGGGACAACTCGGACCCCTTCCACGACGAGACGCGGGCCATGGTGCGGTACGTGCTGGACCGGGGCGTGCCTCCCCAGGCGGTGGAGGAGGACGACGCGGGCCTGTCCACCTACGACAGCTCCGTGCGGGCCCACACCGTCTTCGGCGTGCGCGAGGCGGTGCTCGTCACCCAACGCTTCCACCTGACGCGGGCCCTCTACATCGCCAACTCGGTGGGCATCGACGCCTGGGGGGTGGCCGCTGACGAGGGCCGGCCCCGTACCCGCCGCTACGCCCTGCGCGAGACGTTCTCCCGGGTGCTCGCCCTGGGCATGGTGCTGGCCGAGGCGGAGCCCCGCTACCCCTCCGGCCGGACGCTGGCCTCGCCGCGCTGA
- a CDS encoding AI-2E family transporter, whose protein sequence is METPRRPRSQVTPRTVWTVASHVLALVTVLWLLARVWTVLSWVMVALFLALAAHPLVRWMERHRVRRGLAVFSVALLGLGLLSALLMTLVPMLLEQGLALVRAAPDYIDRLQHLSWVEKLDERYDVIDRIAAELRQRIPMTPGPVIGVVTDLLRKLAAVVTISVLTVFFLLFGADLFDKTLQWVEPSRREHWRTLAHEMHRTVGGYVAGAFLISFIGGVVTAVSTLLLGVPYFMALGLAMAVLGLIPFVGSSLGLVLVAGTTFASVGMKEGLIAVGIFVVYQQLEGNLLQPLIQRRTLKMNPLLIALVMLVGTALAGLLGALLALPIAGAVQVLIEDRLARLNEQWRNGKNGATRVILAPEDQGTRPRPPAEPPVIQH, encoded by the coding sequence TTGGAGACCCCCCGCCGGCCCCGCTCCCAGGTGACGCCCCGCACGGTGTGGACGGTGGCGTCGCACGTGCTGGCGCTGGTGACCGTGCTGTGGCTGCTGGCCCGGGTGTGGACGGTGCTGTCCTGGGTGATGGTGGCCCTCTTCCTCGCGCTGGCGGCGCATCCGCTGGTGCGTTGGATGGAGCGGCACCGGGTACGCCGGGGCCTGGCGGTGTTCTCCGTGGCCCTGCTGGGGTTGGGCCTGCTCTCGGCGTTGTTGATGACCCTGGTGCCGATGCTCCTCGAACAGGGGCTCGCGCTGGTGCGGGCCGCGCCCGACTACATCGACCGGCTCCAGCACCTCTCGTGGGTGGAGAAGCTGGACGAGCGGTATGACGTCATCGACCGGATCGCCGCGGAGCTGCGCCAGCGCATTCCCATGACGCCCGGGCCGGTCATCGGCGTGGTGACCGATCTGCTGCGGAAGCTGGCGGCCGTGGTGACCATCTCCGTGTTGACGGTCTTCTTCCTGCTGTTCGGAGCGGACCTGTTCGACAAGACGCTGCAGTGGGTGGAGCCGTCACGCCGCGAGCACTGGCGCACCCTCGCGCACGAGATGCACCGCACGGTGGGTGGCTACGTGGCGGGAGCGTTCCTCATCTCGTTCATCGGCGGGGTGGTGACGGCGGTGTCCACACTGCTGCTGGGAGTGCCCTACTTCATGGCCCTGGGCCTGGCCATGGCGGTGCTGGGACTCATCCCCTTCGTGGGCTCCTCGCTGGGCCTCGTCCTGGTGGCGGGGACGACGTTCGCCTCGGTGGGGATGAAGGAGGGCCTCATCGCGGTGGGCATCTTCGTGGTCTACCAGCAGCTGGAGGGCAACCTGCTGCAGCCCCTCATCCAGCGGCGGACGCTGAAGATGAACCCGCTGCTCATCGCCCTGGTGATGCTGGTGGGCACCGCACTGGCGGGCCTCCTCGGCGCGCTGCTGGCACTGCCCATCGCCGGCGCGGTGCAGGTGCTCATCGAGGACCGGCTGGCGCGGCTGAACGAGCAGTGGCGCAACGGCAAGAACGGGGCGACTCGCGTCATCCTCGCCCCCGAGGACCAGGGAACCCGTCCTCGGCCCCCCGCCGAACCTCCCGTGATTCAGCACTGA
- a CDS encoding SMI1/KNR4 family protein, which translates to MYEWLEGLQKSAKRTAAGVGADDIRRAETECGVPFPEELGTLYRTFDGGELQGEVTLFSLHGPEGAPSVLEKTRLKLESLPAAGVWRIGVKGPHRQLFAARKSAMVEQADSPLPGWAESLSGDDWIYGTWETEKRELRLYRTLQTMLEVLVPPAEVEEFGDRTFARALSAVQGALSDLSVEYDEDTRPKAEAAAAEEEAAEEEEADEEADEGEEEEAAAEEEADEEEADEGEEEEAAAEEEADEEEADEGEEEDEEEVAEADEESDEELRKPVVAAAERRVVQLRQVAPEEQPAPATRVRSAVKKAATVAQDAAKTVAAVANVAAMMTGGTTSTAVAKAPAQKAAAKAPAQKAAAKAPAQKAAAKAPAQKAAAKAPAQKAAAKAPAQKAAAKKAPAKKAAAKAPAKKAAAKAPAKKAAVKKAPAKKAAAKTPAKKAAAKKAPAKKAAAKKAPAKKAAAKKAPAKKAAAKKAPAKKAAAGGRR; encoded by the coding sequence ATGTACGAGTGGCTGGAGGGACTTCAGAAGTCGGCGAAGCGGACGGCAGCCGGAGTGGGCGCCGATGACATCCGGAGGGCGGAGACCGAGTGCGGGGTGCCCTTCCCCGAGGAGCTCGGCACGCTGTACCGGACGTTCGACGGCGGTGAGCTCCAGGGGGAGGTGACGCTGTTTTCGCTGCATGGTCCCGAGGGCGCGCCCAGCGTGTTGGAGAAGACGCGGCTGAAGCTGGAGAGCCTGCCGGCCGCGGGGGTGTGGCGCATCGGGGTGAAGGGGCCGCACCGGCAGCTCTTCGCCGCGCGCAAGTCGGCGATGGTGGAGCAGGCCGACAGTCCCCTGCCGGGCTGGGCGGAGTCGCTGTCGGGGGATGATTGGATCTACGGCACCTGGGAGACGGAGAAGCGCGAGCTGCGGCTGTACCGGACGCTGCAGACGATGCTCGAGGTGCTGGTGCCTCCGGCCGAGGTGGAGGAGTTCGGCGACAGGACCTTCGCCCGGGCGCTGTCGGCGGTGCAGGGGGCGCTGAGCGACCTGTCCGTGGAGTACGACGAGGACACGCGGCCGAAGGCGGAAGCCGCTGCTGCGGAGGAAGAGGCGGCTGAGGAGGAGGAGGCCGACGAAGAGGCCGACGAGGGCGAGGAGGAAGAGGCCGCGGCGGAGGAGGAAGCCGACGAGGAAGAGGCCGACGAGGGCGAGGAGGAAGAGGCCGCGGCGGAGGAAGAGGCCGACGAGGAAGAGGCCGACGAGGGCGAGGAGGAGGACGAGGAAGAGGTGGCCGAGGCCGACGAGGAGTCCGACGAGGAACTGCGGAAGCCCGTGGTTGCGGCGGCCGAGCGCCGGGTGGTGCAACTCCGGCAGGTGGCTCCCGAGGAGCAGCCCGCGCCCGCTACCCGTGTTCGGAGTGCGGTGAAGAAAGCAGCAACCGTGGCGCAGGACGCCGCGAAGACGGTTGCCGCCGTGGCGAACGTCGCCGCGATGATGACTGGCGGCACCACGTCCACCGCTGTCGCGAAGGCTCCAGCTCAGAAGGCCGCTGCGAAGGCTCCAGCTCAGAAGGCCGCTGCGAAGGCTCCGGCCCAGAAGGCCGCTGCGAAGGCTCCGGCTCAGAAGGCCGCTGCGAAGGCCCCGGCCCAGAAGGCGGCTGCGAAGGCTCCGGCTCAGAAGGCCGCTGCGAAGAAGGCTCCAGCCAAGAAGGCGGCTGCGAAGGCTCCTGCGAAGAAGGCCGCCGCGAAGGCTCCTGCGAAGAAGGCCGCTGTGAAGAAGGCTCCGGCGAAGAAGGCCGCTGCGAAGACTCCTGCGAAGAAGGCCGCTGCGAAGAAGGCTCCAGCCAAGAAGGCGGCTGCGAAGAAGGCTCCAGCCAAGAAGGCGGCTGCGAAGAAGGCTCCAGCCAAGAAGGCGGCTGCGAAGAAGGCCCCGGCCAAGAAAGCCGCCGCGGGCGGCCGGCGCTGA
- a CDS encoding thioredoxin family protein has protein sequence MSHPVSYDATTESFDALVLEPKGELVVVDFWGPGCPNCDIYAAAEPSLLSELEGARMRVVKVNAYEHEELARRFGLYGIPTFLLFRDGKLLGKMSQYYGREYWLGVIRDHLPAA, from the coding sequence ATGTCACATCCCGTGAGCTACGACGCGACGACGGAGAGCTTCGACGCGCTCGTGCTGGAACCCAAGGGCGAGCTGGTGGTGGTGGACTTCTGGGGGCCGGGCTGCCCCAACTGCGACATCTACGCGGCCGCCGAGCCCTCCCTGCTCTCCGAGCTCGAGGGCGCCCGGATGCGCGTGGTGAAGGTGAACGCGTACGAGCACGAGGAGCTGGCCCGGCGCTTCGGCCTCTACGGCATCCCCACCTTCCTCCTGTTCCGCGACGGCAAGCTGCTCGGGAAGATGAGCCAGTACTACGGGCGCGAGTACTGGCTCGGCGTCATCCGCGACCACCTGCCCGCGGCCTGA
- a CDS encoding terpene synthase family protein, giving the protein MPTSWQSEPSLHARAIDRATRARVLAVRLLPRVQPAVRRFDASQFGLLTAYTYPGGTRERLEVCNDWHVWLFLFDDQADEQEEVGQRPEYLQEYVESCLKVLRGGPLRARATPLERFTQHLRERMSRLASEAWLERFTRDVEDYLYRGTLPAARHWAAGTVPELEPYIEQRAMDSAMYTALDLVEFAREGQELPEALFQQPLVQRMRHLCTRVVGLTNDLFSFEKEVLWHNNPNNFVHVLRVNQRLGLEAAIHEAIGVINADTDAFLACEEALLEQGPVDPRVLSYVEGMKAWIHGNVRWSLVTGRYSSATSPFPELRR; this is encoded by the coding sequence ATGCCCACGTCATGGCAGTCGGAGCCGAGCCTGCATGCGAGGGCCATCGATCGGGCCACGCGGGCGCGGGTGCTGGCGGTGCGGCTGCTGCCGAGGGTGCAGCCGGCGGTGAGGCGCTTCGACGCGAGCCAGTTCGGCCTGCTCACGGCCTACACCTACCCGGGGGGGACGCGGGAGCGGCTGGAGGTCTGCAACGACTGGCACGTGTGGCTGTTCCTCTTCGATGACCAGGCCGACGAGCAGGAGGAGGTGGGCCAGCGTCCGGAGTACCTCCAGGAGTACGTGGAGTCCTGTCTGAAGGTGCTGCGCGGAGGGCCCTTGCGTGCCCGGGCGACGCCGCTGGAGCGCTTCACCCAGCACCTGCGCGAGCGCATGAGCCGGTTGGCGAGCGAGGCGTGGCTGGAGCGTTTCACCCGGGACGTGGAGGACTACCTCTACCGGGGCACGCTCCCGGCGGCGCGCCACTGGGCGGCGGGCACCGTGCCCGAGCTCGAGCCCTACATCGAGCAGCGCGCCATGGACTCGGCGATGTACACGGCGTTGGACCTGGTGGAGTTCGCGCGCGAGGGCCAGGAACTGCCCGAGGCGCTCTTCCAGCAGCCGCTCGTCCAGCGGATGCGGCACCTGTGCACGCGGGTGGTGGGGCTGACCAACGATCTGTTCTCCTTCGAGAAGGAGGTCCTCTGGCACAACAACCCGAACAACTTCGTGCACGTGCTGCGGGTCAACCAGCGGCTGGGGCTCGAGGCGGCCATCCACGAGGCCATCGGCGTCATCAACGCGGACACGGACGCGTTCCTCGCGTGCGAGGAGGCGCTGCTGGAGCAGGGGCCGGTGGACCCGCGTGTGCTCTCGTACGTGGAGGGGATGAAGGCGTGGATCCACGGCAACGTGCGCTGGTCCCTGGTGACCGGGCGCTACAGCTCGGCGACCTCGCCGTTCCCCGAGCTGCGCCGCTAG
- a CDS encoding Gfo/Idh/MocA family protein, which produces MRIGVIGTKWGLMHVGAFRAAGAEVVALCGQDEAHTREVAAREGIALATADVRTLCAAVDAVVVASPDALHRAHVEAALDAGCAVLCEKPLTLTHADAEALVERARRATRPCAVNFPYRMLPPLRALRAWLRERRAHHLVLTVRNSFVPTEALEPGACVGRSADFGGVSHLLDAVLWLTGDSPTWVQASLSGRPVHTAALQVGLSSGAVLVLTHAASPEPGLHGGWSLLGEDWEAGFSGGFIPAREGWCVSPVRCFEAGAWRDLAPGLEPRPGEREPWAQAHVETARRFLGMLGQPPRVDAELATVEEAATVQRILSAAMASEEEGRRLLLD; this is translated from the coding sequence ATGCGGATCGGCGTCATCGGAACGAAGTGGGGGCTGATGCACGTCGGGGCCTTCCGCGCGGCGGGGGCCGAGGTGGTGGCGCTGTGCGGCCAGGATGAGGCGCACACGCGCGAGGTCGCGGCCAGGGAAGGCATTGCCCTGGCCACGGCGGACGTCCGCACGCTGTGCGCGGCGGTGGACGCGGTGGTGGTGGCGAGCCCGGACGCGTTGCACCGGGCGCACGTGGAGGCGGCACTGGACGCGGGGTGCGCGGTGCTCTGCGAGAAGCCGCTGACGCTCACCCATGCGGACGCCGAGGCCCTCGTCGAGCGGGCCCGGCGCGCGACGCGTCCCTGCGCGGTGAACTTCCCCTACCGGATGCTGCCGCCGCTGCGGGCGCTGAGGGCGTGGTTGAGGGAGCGCAGGGCGCACCACCTGGTCCTCACGGTGCGCAACAGCTTCGTTCCCACGGAGGCGCTGGAGCCCGGGGCCTGCGTGGGACGCTCGGCGGACTTCGGCGGCGTCTCGCACCTGCTGGACGCGGTGCTGTGGCTGACGGGGGACTCGCCCACGTGGGTGCAGGCGTCGCTGTCGGGCCGGCCGGTGCACACGGCGGCGCTGCAGGTGGGGCTCTCCAGCGGGGCGGTGCTGGTGCTGACGCACGCGGCCAGTCCGGAGCCGGGGCTGCATGGCGGCTGGTCGCTGCTGGGCGAGGACTGGGAGGCGGGCTTCTCCGGCGGCTTCATCCCCGCGCGCGAGGGGTGGTGTGTCTCGCCGGTGCGCTGCTTCGAGGCCGGTGCGTGGAGGGACCTGGCGCCTGGGCTGGAGCCGCGGCCCGGCGAGCGCGAGCCCTGGGCCCAGGCCCATGTGGAGACGGCGCGCCGCTTCCTCGGGATGCTCGGGCAGCCGCCTCGGGTGGACGCGGAACTGGCCACGGTAGAGGAGGCGGCCACGGTGCAGCGCATCCTCTCGGCGGCCATGGCCTCGGAGGAGGAGGGCCGCCGCCTCCTGCTGGACTGA